In Nakamurella alba, a single genomic region encodes these proteins:
- a CDS encoding NHL repeat-containing protein: protein MHHPSTNRRALMATTSAVAGVLALLSGCGTTAQAGSSSTAVPTADTTPSSSAASPSPSSAATTAQSAGDRLTLTYDGGILVLDADTLGTVADLPLDGFNRLNSADDGEHVYVTTEGGFRVLATGARGGEAALTDLTFPATTPGHVVRHAGTTALFDDGTGRIQLFPTDALVDGGGTVAALPETRDVESAEAHHGVAVELADGTLLATLGNSETRTGVRALDAAGKEVSRFEQCPSVHGEGVVEGEAVVFGCQDGLLVYSGGSFTKLDSPDEFGRIGNAYVTDDSPVAVVDYKDDPDAEGVELTHLALADTSNTAAGLDVLDLPNGVAYTWRGVGRDSNDDAWILGTDGALHRLDVAAGKLAESYPVIEAWRGPAEWQTAHPALVVDDDIAYVTEPATNSVHRVDLGTGQVLGTVELDVTPKEVALVS from the coding sequence ATGCACCACCCTTCCACGAACCGCCGCGCGCTGATGGCCACAACTTCGGCCGTCGCCGGCGTCCTCGCCCTGCTCAGCGGATGCGGCACCACCGCGCAGGCAGGCTCATCCTCCACCGCCGTCCCGACCGCTGATACGACACCGTCGTCCTCTGCGGCATCGCCGTCCCCGTCGTCCGCAGCCACCACGGCGCAGAGCGCAGGCGACCGGCTCACCCTCACCTACGACGGTGGGATCCTGGTGCTGGACGCCGACACTCTCGGCACCGTCGCTGATCTCCCGCTGGACGGGTTCAACCGGCTGAACTCCGCCGACGACGGCGAGCACGTCTACGTGACCACCGAGGGCGGCTTCCGGGTGCTCGCCACCGGCGCGCGTGGTGGTGAAGCGGCGCTGACCGACCTGACCTTTCCTGCAACCACACCCGGCCACGTGGTGCGGCACGCGGGCACCACGGCGCTGTTCGACGACGGCACCGGTCGGATCCAGCTCTTCCCGACCGACGCGCTGGTGGACGGCGGAGGGACCGTCGCTGCACTCCCGGAGACCCGGGACGTCGAGTCGGCCGAGGCCCACCACGGGGTCGCGGTCGAACTGGCCGACGGCACCCTGCTCGCGACCCTAGGGAACAGCGAGACCCGCACCGGAGTGCGGGCTCTCGATGCCGCAGGCAAAGAAGTGAGCCGGTTCGAGCAGTGCCCGTCGGTCCACGGCGAAGGTGTGGTGGAAGGCGAGGCCGTGGTGTTCGGCTGCCAGGACGGACTGCTGGTCTACTCCGGCGGCAGTTTCACAAAGCTGGACAGCCCTGACGAGTTCGGCCGGATCGGCAACGCCTACGTCACGGACGACTCGCCGGTCGCCGTCGTCGATTACAAGGACGACCCCGATGCCGAGGGCGTCGAGCTCACGCACCTCGCACTGGCCGACACCTCCAACACCGCTGCTGGTCTCGATGTCCTGGACCTGCCGAACGGGGTGGCCTACACCTGGCGCGGCGTCGGTCGGGACAGCAACGACGACGCGTGGATCCTCGGCACCGACGGAGCCCTGCACCGGCTGGACGTCGCCGCCGGAAAGCTCGCCGAGTCCTACCCGGTGATCGAGGCGTGGCGCGGGCCGGCCGAGTGGCAGACCGCGCATCCGGCGCTCGTCGTGGACGACGACATCGCCTACGTCACCGAGCCGGCGACCAACAGCGTGCACCGGGTCGATCTGGGGACCGGCCAGGTGCTCGGGACCGTCGAACTGGACGTGACCCCGAAGGAGGTCGCCCTCGTCAGCTGA
- a CDS encoding metal ABC transporter solute-binding protein, Zn/Mn family, with translation MKRPVVAALAGLLALVGCGSASSTGSGRPVVVVTTTVLGDVTRHLVGDQAEVITLMTPGADPHSTGVSAQQAQQMRTAELLVSNGLGLEEGLQQHLDRAVDDGVARFVAGEHIDVLQYTSEDASGPDPHFWTDPTRMVAVVDALSAELAGLDGIDTAQLASVTADYREELVGLDQQVALRFADIPAARRALVTNHHVFGYLAERYDFRLVGAIIPGGATLAAPSAADLQDLAQAIRSAGVPAVFADSSQPDRLARVVAEQTGLQIDVVPLFTESLSAPDGEAPTYLEMVRVNADRITTALS, from the coding sequence GTGAAGCGGCCTGTCGTCGCGGCCCTCGCGGGCCTGCTGGCTCTTGTCGGATGTGGATCCGCGAGCTCCACAGGATCGGGACGCCCGGTCGTGGTGGTGACCACCACGGTCCTGGGCGACGTCACCCGCCACCTGGTCGGTGACCAGGCCGAGGTCATCACCCTGATGACGCCGGGAGCGGACCCGCACTCCACCGGGGTGTCCGCACAGCAGGCCCAGCAGATGCGCACCGCGGAGCTGTTGGTGTCCAACGGGCTCGGCCTGGAGGAAGGCCTCCAGCAGCACCTGGACCGTGCGGTGGACGACGGGGTGGCACGGTTCGTCGCGGGCGAGCACATCGACGTGCTGCAGTACACGTCCGAGGACGCCTCCGGCCCGGACCCGCACTTCTGGACCGACCCGACCCGGATGGTGGCCGTGGTGGACGCGCTGTCCGCCGAGCTGGCCGGCCTCGACGGGATCGACACCGCGCAGTTGGCATCGGTGACCGCCGACTACCGCGAGGAACTGGTCGGTCTCGATCAGCAGGTCGCTCTGCGGTTCGCCGACATCCCCGCTGCACGGCGCGCCCTGGTGACCAACCACCACGTCTTCGGATACCTCGCGGAGCGCTACGACTTCCGGCTGGTGGGCGCGATCATCCCCGGCGGCGCCACCCTGGCTGCACCGAGCGCGGCCGACCTCCAGGATCTCGCCCAGGCGATCAGGTCCGCAGGCGTCCCGGCCGTCTTCGCCGACTCCTCGCAACCGGACCGGCTGGCCCGGGTCGTCGCCGAACAGACCGGCCTGCAGATCGATGTCGTCCCGCTCTTCACCGAGTCGCTGAGTGCACCGGACGGCGAGGCGCCGACCTACCTCGAGATGGTCCGGGTCAACGCCGACCGGATCACCACCGCCCTGTCCTGA
- a CDS encoding ABC transporter, with the protein MKRLAAAVLLGVAVAGCGATVDDASPVGTGDDHGFVAGASEVQDQQRSLLGISGAGAVTLVDLATEDVTTLGAIGPVDGIADDGRFVLAARTGGPTAVIDSGLWTTDHGDHVHYYRSTPRITGELDLTGTPTIHSTENRTAVAAGGDAVLLDRDRLGQGEITVLATAAADPDGMVAPLDADRWVVTADDELHVLRADGTIETSSPCGDPHGGIVTRVGVVAGCAEGALLVPVTEGTAVIESIPYPTGTARSVRATDFAGRSGRPTVAAVAPDAGIWLLDTRERSWQLVPTKETPLLVSAIDDSAGHVVGVMKDGTVAVWDSTGTELGRTSVTAGPVDATLRLTVDADRAYIRSTTGVLEIDYRDAARIARTLDVAGAVHVAEVGL; encoded by the coding sequence ATGAAGCGACTCGCCGCCGCTGTCCTGCTGGGTGTTGCTGTCGCCGGGTGCGGAGCGACGGTCGACGACGCATCGCCGGTCGGGACCGGTGACGACCACGGCTTTGTCGCCGGCGCCTCCGAGGTGCAGGACCAGCAACGCTCGCTGCTGGGCATCTCAGGTGCCGGCGCAGTCACTCTCGTCGACCTCGCCACCGAGGATGTCACGACGCTCGGTGCGATCGGTCCGGTCGACGGGATCGCCGACGACGGCCGGTTCGTGCTGGCAGCCCGTACCGGCGGTCCGACCGCCGTCATCGACTCCGGGCTCTGGACCACCGATCACGGGGACCACGTGCACTACTACCGGTCGACGCCGCGGATCACCGGGGAGCTGGACCTGACCGGTACGCCGACGATCCACTCGACGGAGAACCGGACCGCCGTCGCGGCCGGTGGCGACGCTGTACTGCTGGATCGTGACCGGCTGGGCCAGGGCGAGATCACAGTGCTGGCAACGGCTGCCGCCGACCCCGACGGCATGGTCGCTCCGCTCGACGCGGATCGCTGGGTGGTCACCGCCGACGACGAACTCCACGTGCTGCGGGCGGACGGAACGATCGAGACCTCCTCGCCCTGCGGCGATCCGCACGGCGGCATCGTCACCAGGGTCGGCGTCGTCGCGGGGTGTGCCGAGGGAGCCCTGCTGGTTCCGGTGACCGAGGGCACCGCGGTGATCGAGTCGATCCCCTACCCGACCGGCACCGCACGCTCCGTCCGCGCAACGGACTTCGCGGGCCGGTCCGGTCGCCCCACAGTGGCCGCGGTGGCACCCGACGCCGGGATCTGGCTGCTCGACACCCGGGAGCGGAGCTGGCAGCTCGTTCCCACCAAGGAGACCCCGCTCCTGGTCAGCGCGATCGACGACAGCGCCGGCCACGTCGTCGGCGTCATGAAGGACGGCACCGTGGCGGTGTGGGACAGCACCGGCACCGAGCTGGGGCGGACATCCGTCACCGCCGGGCCGGTCGATGCCACACTGCGCCTCACGGTCGATGCCGACCGCGCCTACATCCGCTCCACCACCGGCGTCCTGGAGATCGACTACCGCGACGCCGCACGGATCGCAAGAACTCTCGACGTCGCCGGCGCGGTGCACGTGGCCGAGGTCGGACTGTGA
- the aztB gene encoding zinc ABC transporter permease AztB, with translation MPFLLEPLGADFFLRALLGGVLAATICAVAGTWVVLRGNAFLGEAIGHGMLPGVAAAALVGASPVLGAAASATAMSAGISWLGRRGRLSDDTAIGVVFVGMLALGVVLVSGSRSFATDLTAILFGDILAIGTADIALLAVGLMVVAALAAVLRRPFVAATFDDRLASTLGLGTRTARFGMTALITIAVVASYRAVGTLLVVALLVAPPAAALLWARSVARIMLGAAVLGSLSVCCGLLLSWHAGTAAGASVAIVATLLFLGALALRGVRDRLRVPTAPVGVSA, from the coding sequence GTGCCCTTCCTCCTCGAGCCGCTCGGCGCGGACTTCTTCCTCCGCGCCCTCCTCGGCGGCGTCCTCGCCGCGACGATCTGCGCGGTCGCCGGAACCTGGGTGGTGCTGCGCGGCAACGCCTTTCTCGGCGAGGCGATCGGCCACGGCATGCTGCCGGGGGTGGCGGCCGCGGCACTGGTCGGCGCCTCACCGGTACTGGGCGCCGCCGCGAGCGCGACGGCGATGAGTGCCGGGATCAGTTGGCTCGGCCGGCGCGGGCGGCTGTCCGACGACACCGCGATCGGCGTGGTGTTCGTCGGGATGCTGGCGCTCGGCGTGGTGCTCGTCTCCGGCTCGCGTTCGTTCGCCACCGATCTCACCGCCATCCTTTTCGGCGACATCCTCGCCATCGGCACCGCTGACATCGCCCTGCTGGCAGTGGGTCTCATGGTGGTCGCTGCGCTCGCCGCAGTGTTGCGCCGTCCTTTCGTGGCAGCGACCTTCGACGATCGCCTCGCCTCCACCCTCGGCCTCGGCACCCGTACCGCACGGTTCGGTATGACCGCCCTCATCACCATCGCCGTAGTGGCCTCCTACCGGGCCGTCGGCACGTTGCTGGTGGTGGCACTGCTGGTGGCCCCGCCGGCTGCGGCACTGTTGTGGGCCCGGAGCGTCGCCCGGATCATGCTCGGTGCAGCGGTTCTCGGAAGCCTGTCGGTGTGCTGCGGACTGCTGCTGTCCTGGCACGCGGGCACCGCGGCCGGTGCCTCCGTGGCGATCGTCGCGACGCTGCTGTTCCTCGGAGCACTGGCACTGCGCGGTGTGCGCGATCGCCTGCGCGTCCCTACCGCTCCTGTCGGGGTGTCGGCATGA
- a CDS encoding metal ABC transporter ATP-binding protein, which yields MRSSVGQGIRLSGVTVVLGSVVALDTVDLELSGGEVAAIVGANGSGKSTLLGVLGGLVRPRSGVVHRPPGRPALVSQESEGYRRLPITVRQTVTMGRWAERGRLGRIRASDRAIVQGALERCGLDQLADRRLGELSGGQRQRVLVARALAQQSGVILLDEPTAAADSASTDLIHRLLRAAADAGCLVVISSHDPAVHGIADRTVVLDYGRVTTETPRKCGTARPAGAVPPINTEPPTAAVPTIGPEAPSDARLTHAAGTHEEFGPNTDAGATEPGPPEAPTVSRPAAAPR from the coding sequence GTGAGAAGTTCGGTCGGGCAGGGCATCCGGCTGTCCGGAGTGACAGTGGTGCTGGGGTCGGTGGTGGCGCTCGACACCGTCGATCTGGAGTTGTCGGGCGGGGAGGTGGCGGCGATCGTCGGTGCCAACGGGTCCGGCAAGTCCACCCTGCTCGGCGTGCTGGGTGGCCTGGTCCGGCCGCGATCCGGGGTCGTCCATCGGCCGCCCGGCAGACCGGCGCTGGTGTCGCAGGAGTCCGAGGGGTATCGGCGGTTGCCGATCACGGTCCGACAGACGGTGACGATGGGCCGATGGGCCGAGCGGGGTCGGCTCGGCCGGATCCGCGCCTCCGACCGCGCGATCGTCCAGGGCGCGCTGGAACGCTGCGGACTCGATCAGCTGGCCGATCGCCGACTCGGCGAACTCTCCGGCGGGCAGCGTCAACGGGTGCTGGTCGCCCGGGCACTCGCCCAGCAGTCCGGAGTGATCCTGCTCGACGAACCGACGGCGGCGGCGGACTCCGCCTCCACCGATCTGATCCATCGGCTGTTGCGCGCGGCTGCCGATGCCGGGTGCCTGGTGGTGATCTCTTCACACGATCCCGCGGTCCACGGGATCGCCGATCGGACGGTCGTGCTCGACTACGGTCGCGTGACGACCGAGACGCCACGGAAATGCGGGACAGCTCGACCGGCTGGTGCCGTCCCTCCGATCAACACCGAGCCGCCGACCGCTGCGGTACCTACGATCGGCCCCGAAGCACCCTCCGACGCCCGGCTGACACACGCCGCCGGCACGCACGAGGAGTTCGGCCCGAATACCGACGCCGGCGCGACCGAGCCCGGTCCGCCGGAAGCGCCGACGGTCAGTCGACCGGCAGCAGCGCCCCGCTGA
- a CDS encoding VOC family protein, with protein sequence MDTTPKVTLAAMNMEAADPVRLAEFWAGAVGGVLSPGPEGCMILNSDAPGGLPMFFQPLGEGRPERQIHHLDLTVPWGTRESEVQRIVGLGAERKWDVLDEVPWIQWTTLTDPEGNLFCLGEHPPAG encoded by the coding sequence ATGGACACCACACCGAAGGTCACGCTGGCGGCGATGAACATGGAGGCGGCCGATCCGGTCCGCCTGGCGGAATTCTGGGCGGGCGCCGTGGGCGGCGTGCTGAGCCCCGGCCCGGAGGGCTGCATGATCCTGAACAGCGACGCCCCTGGCGGGCTGCCGATGTTCTTCCAGCCGTTGGGCGAGGGCAGACCGGAGCGACAGATCCACCATCTCGACCTGACCGTGCCCTGGGGCACGCGGGAATCCGAGGTGCAGCGGATCGTCGGGCTCGGGGCGGAACGCAAGTGGGACGTGCTCGACGAGGTGCCGTGGATCCAGTGGACCACGCTCACCGATCCGGAGGGCAACCTGTTCTGCCTGGGCGAGCATCCGCCCGCGGGCTGA
- a CDS encoding helicase associated domain-containing protein — protein sequence MNEEPRRQGFRPDDETWARRLQSVVEFVAEHGHLPRQTQTLAPEERRLGYWLSNQRSDLKNQLLPQERAERLDRDLPQWRGRR from the coding sequence GTGAACGAAGAGCCGCGCCGCCAGGGGTTCCGCCCGGACGACGAGACCTGGGCCCGTCGGTTGCAGAGTGTCGTCGAGTTCGTCGCCGAGCACGGACATCTGCCCCGCCAGACCCAGACCCTCGCGCCGGAGGAACGTCGTCTCGGCTACTGGCTCTCCAACCAGCGCTCGGACCTGAAGAACCAGTTGCTCCCGCAGGAACGCGCCGAGCGGCTGGACCGCGACCTGCCGCAGTGGCGGGGACGCCGCTGA